A stretch of DNA from Spirochaetaceae bacterium:
CTTCGAAGTCGTGGAACGCGTCGCGCGAGGCTGCCGCATGGCTGCCGATGGCGCCGTCCGCCGGGGCCAGCGCGAAGATGGGTTTACGGGCTTCCTGGGCAAGGGGAACAAGGCTCCGGTAGTGCTTGACCGTCGCGATAGCGTTTCTATCGGTGTCGGCGTCACCTGTCTCTGACGTGCGCCGCTCGTCCAGGACTCGTGCTGAGTATTCGGCAGGCATCTGTCTCGCCCACCGGTCGTAGGCCTTGACCGGACGGTTCAGGCGCACACCGTGTTGTTGGATGAGATAGCCGATTGGGGCCATGTGCCCCGCTGGCAGTCGGAAGGAAGGACACTCCCAGTTATGCCTCCGCTTCTTCCAATCGGACCGCCAATGCCGGAGGGCAGGCCCCAGGTTGCGCAGCCCCTGGCGCGAAAACAGGTCGGCGGCGAGCGGTACGATTACGAAGTCGGTGGCGATGAGGGCCGAACGGTTTATGGCTCCCAGGCTGGGGCCGACGTCAACCAGCACAATGCTCGCTTCAGACCGCCGGGCACCTGTCTGAATAACCTGCCAGAACGAGGTGATCACCCGAAACGGTCGATATAGATTCTGGCTTCCCAGGCAATTCGGCCACTCCGAAGAGAGAAGATCTTCGAATCCCGATAGCGCAAGGTCACCTGGAAGAAAGAACAGCTCATGTGCAATCCGAAGCAGCCTCGGTTCGCGGATGTCGCCGACCTCGGTGAGAGGCTGAACGCACTGATAGATAGTGTTTCCGCGATCGCCACCATCGGTGTCCCAGAGCTTCTCAAGACGCGTTTCTCCGAGAAACGCAGCGGTCAGATTTGCTTGCGGGTCGAGGTCTACAACCAGAACAGCGTGCCCGAGTTCCTCGAGCATCCACGAAACATGGTAGACCAGCGATGTCTTACCCACTCCCCCCTTGTTGTTGAAGAAAGTGAGAACCGGTGTAGTGCTCATGGTCTGGCCCACACCGTGCAACTGACCCAGTTCGACTCGACTGCGAAACTCGGCTCTCGTTGGCCATTCTCCTGCAGGTGTCGTCTGGCACTTGGTATGCCCGCGCCATAGCGCTGCACCAATCCCAGAACGCGCATCGCCTCTGCCAGGATCGGGTTGCGGTAGTCGACCAGTCCGGGCCGTCCGAAGTTGGCCACGGAAACCGCACCGTACGGTCCGCCAGGACTGGTGATCTCGACACGGTCGTCGAACCAATAGACGTGCACGGGGCTGTTCGTACCCTCGTAGGTCCGATGCATGATGGCGTTGCGCGCAAGCTGCTGCAACGCCGGCAGCGGATAGGTCGGCGTGCGTATCTCCCGCTCGGCAAAGGTAAAGTCGACGGCGGTCCGGTTGTGAGCTACCAGCTTGTCATCGAGCCGGGTGACGAGGTTCACGAGCGGGCCGTCACAGAGGGCTTCGTCGGTCACCGGGTTGCTCAGGTCCCTCCCGGCGACGCGAAGGAACTGCACGTAGGCGCCCGGGAGGAACTCGCGAGGGTTCTTCCCCAGGACCAGAATGCCGGCGATTGTCGGTGTGGGGCTGTCGTCGGAGCCGATCATCTTCATGGCAGCGAGCCTCTGCTCGATGGTACGCTCATTTTCGGCAAGAGTCGCGGCGTCGACGGCGAGTGGCAGATACTCCTCGTCGAAGCGCCGCAGATCGAGATCGTCAATGCTCGCTGTCGGAATCGGGATGGCGTCGAAGTGCGGATCACGATAGCGGCGCTTCTCGTTCAGAATCCGTTCATCCTGCAAAGTAGCGACGTCTCTCCGCGGCCCGGTCCGAACGCGCACACTGCTTGCCGGATTTTCGTCGGTGCGTCTCCTTGCATCGACTCCTTGCGCTCGACAAGGTCCGACTCAAGGGCCGTGAGCATCGCTTCGAGCTGGAGGTCCGAGTATGGTGCCGTCATCCGGTCAGTTGAAGACCTCCAATTGGTGTGGCATGAAGCGAAGCGCTCGCCTGGGCTACGCGTTCGCGCGTGCCACCTGTGGCGGACCGTCGTATTCGATGCGCGCACCGAGCCGCCCGTAGGTTTCGAAGATAGTCGGGTAGCGGCGGCGCAACAGGTCGACGCCGTGGATCACGGTCTCCACCGGGTCGGCGAGCGCCGCAAGGAACAGCGCCTTGGTGCCCTGAATGATGTTGGGCGCGACGATCTCGCCGCCGCGGAACCTGATTGCCGGGTCACGCACCATGATGCGGTGCGGGTCGGAGATCAGGATTTCCCCGCCCAGGTAGTTGAGTTCGCGCACGTAGTCGAAGCCGGACTCGTACATCCAGTTCTGAAACAGCATCGCCCCGGAGCTCTTGCACGCCAGGGTCACCATCACGGGCAGCACGTCCACCGGAAAGCCCGGCCACGGCCGCACCACCAGTTTGGGCAGCTCCGGACCCGCCTGCGGCAGCAACTCGGATTGGATGCTCAGGGCCTCGGGGGCGGACACGAGCAGGTCGTCGCCGGAGGGCTCCAACTCGACTCCGAAGGCGCGGAACCAGTGCGCCATGCCGCCGATCAGGTGGGGTGCGTTGCCGCCGCGGATGGTCAACTCGCCGCCGGTCACCGCTGCCGCGGTAATGCTGCCGGCGATGTCCACGTAGTCGGGTCCCGCCTCGAATTCGGCTGCGGCAAGCGGCCGGCCGGGGCCGTGGACGGTGAGCCGGTTGGTGCCCTCGCCGTCCACGCCCACGCCCATGCGGCGCAGCAGGCGCAGCACTTCCACAACGTGCGGTTCGCACGCCGGGTCCCGGATGGTGACCGAGAAGCCGTTTCCTGCGGTGTACAGGGCGAGGGCCAGGGTAGCTGAGACGCTCGCTTCGACCAGCCAGATGTCGTAGTGGGCCTGGTGGCGCCGCGGCGCGGTCAGCAGCACCGAGCCGTCGCGCTGCTCGACGCTCACGCCCAGCTTGCGGAAGCCGTCCAGGTGCGCGGTAACGGCGCGGTAGCCCAGCTCGCAGCCACCCGGCAGCGGCATCTCCACGGCGCCCAGGCGTGCCAGCAGCGGCCCGGTAAGCGCGAACGCGCCGCGCAACCGGCGCCCCATGGCCGGGTCGATCGCCTGCGCCCGGATTTCCGACGGATCGACGTGGATGGCGCCGTCGCCGGCCGGCGTCACGTCGGCGCCGAGCCGGGTCAGGATCTCCAGGTAGGTGTGCACGTCGAGCGTATCGGGGAGTGCCTTGAGCG
This window harbors:
- a CDS encoding AAA family ATPase; amino-acid sequence: MSTTPVLTFFNNKGGVGKTSLVYHVSWMLEELGHAVLVVDLDPQANLTAAFLGETRLEKLWDTDGGDRGNTIYQCVQPLTEVGDIREPRLLRIAHELFFLPGDLALSGFEDLLSSEWPNCLGSQNLYRPFRVITSFWQVIQTGARRSEASIVLVDVGPSLGAINRSALIATDFVIVPLAADLFSRQGLRNLGPALRHWRSDWKKRRHNWECPSFRLPAGHMAPIGYLIQQHGVRLNRPVKAYDRWARQMPAEYSARVLDERRTSETGDADTDRNAIATVKHYRSLVPLAQEARKPIFALAPADGAIGSHAAASRDAFHDFEELTREIMHRVKRSAILQRAKRRSAAPQRVVRRSGRSS